In Geothermobacter ehrlichii, the sequence GGGGTCCTGACGGAACGTACCCTGCAGCAGGCGCTGGAAAAGCAGCGCCAAAGCGGCAAGCACCTGGGCGAGATTCTCGAGGAGAGCGGCGTCATCACCGAACGCGACGTTGCCGTGGTGCTGGCGCGACAGTTCGGCCTGAAGACGGTGCGGGACATCGCCGCCCACAGCTTTTCCGCCGATCTGCTGCAGCTCGTCGACGGCGATACCTGCCTGAAGAAACTGATCTTTCCCCTCAAGCTCGACCGGCGGCGTCTCTTTCTGGCCATGGTCAACCCCCTCGACATGGAAACCATTGACGAGCTGGCCTTTCGCACCGGCCTGTCGATCGTTCCCTGCGTCACCACCCGCGAAGAGATCGTTGCCGCCGTCAACCGGCACTATCTCGGCAAGGATCCGAGAATGGACCAGAACTGGTGGACCATTCTGGTGGTCGATGACCAGGAGATGGTGCGGGCGACCATCAGGGCGGCGCTGGAACGGGAGGGCTACCAGGTGCTGGAGGCGACCAACGGCGCCGAGGGGCTGAAGGAGGCCCTCAACCAGCTGCCGCACCTGATCATCGCCGACACGGTGATGCCACGGCTCACCGGCGACGAGATGTTCCGCAGCCTGCAGGCCAACGCGCGCACCCGCAAGATACCGGTCATCGGACTTTCTTCCCGCAGCGCGCCGGAGGAGGAGGCCCGGGTGCTGGATCTTGGCTACTTCGATTTCATCGCCAAGCCGATCAACGCCATCCGCCTGCAGGCGCGTGTCCGCAGGGCGCTACGGACTATCTACGGCGATACCCCTCCCCCCAGACTCTGAGCGACGGACGAAGCGGTTCGGCGATTTTCTTCCCGAGCTGTTTGACGGCTACCGTTGACGATGCATCAGCGCAAGATGTGAGAAAATCTTGCTTGCGTTTCCCACCGCCGGGACTATAATGATGACTAAAGAGGTCATCTTTTTGACCGAAAGGAGGCGACTCATGCGCATTGACATTCTCTGCAAGCCCGGTTGTGGCGAGCGCTGTGAGAAAACCCTCGAAAACGTCCGGCAGGCACTCGACGATCTGGCGGTCAAGGCTGAGGTTCATGTCTACAAGGATGTCCGCAAGATGATCGACAACCGTGTCTATGTCACGCCGGCTCTGGTGGTTGACGATTTCGTTCGCATCTCCGGAAGGGTTCCCGAGGTTGGTGAGATCCGCTCTCTCATCGTCGAACGGCCGCGCTACCGCAAACGCTACGAAGACGTGGCCTGAGAGTTTTCGACGATGTCGCGGCTGGTCGCTGACGTCTCTGTTAGCGGTCTCCTCTTCATCCCTCGGCGCGATGTTCAGCTTGAGGTGCGCCCTGTCTCACTTCTGAACTCTTTTGAATCGCAGCAATCTCACCCGCCTGCTTTTCGCGGCGGTTTTTTGTTTGCCATCCTTGGCGGCAGGCTCCGTTCATGCGAGAATTGCCGCATGTGTCTCATTCTTTTCGCCATACGTCCCGATGACCGTTACCGACTGGTGCTGGCGGCCAACCGCGACGAGTTTTATGAACGGCCGTCAGCCCCGGCGGCTTTCTGGCCGGACGCGCCCGACATCTGGGGCGGACGGGACCTGCAGGCCGGCGGCACCTGGTTCGGGGTGACCCGGAGCGGGCGGCTGGCGCTGGTCTCCAACGTTCGCGAACCGAAACGTCTGCCGGAGCCGGGGCCGTCGCGCGGCCTGCTGGTCAGGGATTTTCTCCGCTCGGAGACCGATGCCGCCGGCTGGTTGACGGACGTGCTGGCCGACAGCGGTCGCCGGTCCGGCTTCAACCTGATTGTCGGCGAAGGCGACCATCTTTTCTATGGCAGCAACCGCCGCCAGGGCGTGGTGCCCGTTCGGGACGGACTGTACGGCCTGAGCAACGCCGGGCTCGATACCCCCTGGCCGAAGGTGCGCCGCGGCAAAAAGGGACTGGCCGGGCTGCTGCGGCGTCGCCTTGCCGGGGAGGAGCTGGCGGCGGGCCTGTTCGCCCTGCTCGGCGACCGGACCCCGGCCGCCGACGACGAGCTGCCCGACACCGGGGTGGGGCTTGCTATGGAACGGGCGCTGTCGCCGGTTTTCATCTGTGCCGGACAATACGGCACCCGTTCCTCGACCGTTCTGCTGCTTGAGGCGACGGGACGGCTGCTGGTTGTCGAACGCCGCTTCGGACCGGATGGGCGTATCACTGGCGAAAGCAGGGAAAGTTTCCGAATTTCTTGACTCTTTTCTTGCCGGGTCTAAAATTGGCAAGATCGGGCAGGTGCGCGGTCCGGCACTTCGGGCGGCACCCTGCATCGAGCGACCAGGGAGGCAACGTGGCCAATCCAGCCGAACAGACGGAGATGGAATTTCCGGGGATCCTGCCCCTGCTGCCGGTCAGGGACGTGGTGGTCTTTCCCTACATGATCATCCCCCTCTTTGTCGGCCGGCAGAAGTCGCTGCAGGCAGTGGAGCAGGCTCTTGCCGGCGACCGGCTTCTCTTTTTGGCCAGCCAGAAGGAGCTGGTCGAGGAGCATCCGTCGCCGGACAATATCTATGCCGTCGGCACCGCGGCTATGGTGATGCGGATGGTGAAGCTGCCGGACGGCCGGGTGAAGATCCTGGTTCAGGGGCTCGGTCGGGGGCGCATCCTGCGCTACCTGGGGGAGAGTCCCTGCTTTACCGTCGAGGTCGAGCCAATTCCAGAACCGGAGGTCAGCGGCGACCCGCTGGAGATCGAAGCGCTGATGCGCACCGTGCGCAAGCAGCTGGCCCAGCTCACCAACCTGGGGCAGAACATGCCCCCCGAGGTGATGATCGCGCTGGAGAATATCGAGGATCCGGGCAGCCTGGCCGATGTGGTCGCCAGCAACATCGGGCTGAAGGTGGCGGAGGCGCAGGCCCTGTTCGAAACCATCGATCCGCTGGAACGGCTCCGGCGGGTGCAGGACACGCTCACCAAGGAACTGGAAGTGGCCGCGATGCAGACCCGCATCCAGAACCTGGCCAAGGAAGAGATGAGCCGTACGCAGCGCGAGTACTTTCTGCGCGAGCAGTTGCGGGCCATCAAGGCCGAACTCGGCGAGACCGACGCCCGGGCCGAGGATGTCGCCGAGCTGAGCGAGAAGCTGGCGAAGGCCAGGTTGCCCGAGGAAGCAAACCGGGAGGCGGAAAAGCTGCTGCGCCGGCTGGAGAGCATGCATTCGGAGGCGGCCGAGTACGCCATCCTGCGCACCTATCTCGACTGGCTGGTCGAGCTGCCCTGGAGCGTGCGCACCCGGGACAATCTCAACCTGGAGAAGGCGCGGCGGGTGCTCGACGAAGATCACTACGACCTGGAGAAGGTCAAGGAGCGGATTCTCGAATACCTGGCGGTGCGCAAGCTGAAAAGAGAGATGAAGGGGCCGGTGCTCTGTTTCGTTGGCCCGCCCGGGGTCGGCAAGACCAGCCTCGGACGCTCGATCGCCCGCGCGCTCGGCCGTAAATTCGTCCGCATCTCTCTCGGTGGCGTGCGCGACGAGGCCGAGATCCGCGGTCACCGCCGCACCTATGTCGGCGCCTTGCCGGGCCGCATCATCCAGGGGATGAAGCAGGCCGGCAGCAACAACCCGGTCTTCATGCTCGACGAGCTGGACAAGATGGGGGCCGATTTTCGCGGCGATCCCTCGGCGGCGCTGCTGGAGCTGCTCGATCCGGAGCAGAACCATGCCTTCTCCGACCATTACATCAATATTCCCTTCGACCTGTCCCATGTCCTCTTCATCGCTACCGCCAACCTGCTCGATCCGATTCCGAGCGCGCTGAAGGACCGGCTCGAGGTGATCCATCTGGCCGGCTACACCACCGAGGAGAAGCTTTCCATAGCCCGGCGCTTTCTGGTGCCGCGCCAGCTCGAAGCCAACGGCCTGAAGCCGGATGACCTGCGCTTTTCGGACAAGGCCCTGCTGCGCATCATCTCCGGCTACACTTCCGAGGCCGGCCTGCGCAACCTGGAGCGGGAGATCGGCAGCGTCTGTCGCAAGATCGCCCGCCGTTTCGCCGAGGGGAACCGCCAGCGGGTGCTGATCGGCGAAAACATGCTTCCCAAGCTGCTTGGCCCGCCGCGCTATCTCCCCGAGGAGGAGCGGAAGCAGGACGAGGTCGGGGTGGCCACCGGGCTGGCCTGGACCGAGAGCGGCGGCGAGATCCTCTACGTCGAGGTGTCGGTGATGCCGGGCAAGGGAAACCTCACCCTCACCGGCCATCTGGGCGAGGTGATGAAGGAGAGCGCCCAGGCGGCGCTCAGCTACGCCCGCGCCAATGCCGACCGGCTCGGAATCGTCCCGGACTTTTCCGAGCGGGACATCCACATTCACGTTCCGGCCGGCGCCATTCCCAAGGACGGTCCGAGCGCCGGCATCACCATGGCGGTGGCGCTGGTCTCCGCCCTTTCCGGCCGGCCGGTCAGCAAGGACGTGGCCATGACCGGCGAGCTCACCCTGCGAGGCAAGGTGCTTCCCGTCGGCGGGATCAAGGAGAAGGCGCTGGCGGCGGCCAGGTCGCATGTCCCGACCCTGGTGCTGCCGGCCCGCAACGAGAAGGATCTGGCCGACATTCCCGCTCCGGTGCGCAAGAAGCTCCGCTTCGTCAAGGTGCGCACCATCGACGAGGTGCTCGCGCTGACGCTGCGCGACGCCGCCGGGGGGGGCGGTGACTGACGAATTCAGGCTGATCGAGCGCATCCGCGCCCTGGCGCCTTCCTGCCTCGAGGTCGAAGAGGGGATCGGCGACGACTGCGCCGTTCTGAATCCGCCCGCCGGCGAACGGCTGCTGGTGACCAGCGACCTGCTGCTGGAAGGCGTTCATTTCCGTCGCGACTGGACCTGTGCCGCCGATCTGGGCGCCAAGAGCGTCGCCGTCAACCTTTCCGACCTTGCGGCCATGGGCGCCAGGCCGCTCGCCCTGGTGCTCGGCCTGGGGGTGCCGGACGACTTCGCCGCCGGACAGCTCGACGCGCTGATCGCCGGTTTCTGCCGGACGGCGGCTGATTACGGGGTGGCGCTGGTGGGCGGGGACACCTGCAGGTCCCAACAATTTTTGACAGTTGCAGTGACCGCTTTCGGCACGGCCGCCCCCGGGCGGATCGTCCGCCGTTCCGGCGCCAGGGCCGGCGACTGCCTGCTGGTTTCGGGCGAGCTGGGGGACAGCGCCCTGGCCCTGCGGCTGTTGCAGCGGGGGGAGAATCCGCCGCCGGAGATCGCCGAACGCCACCACCGGCCGCGGGCGCGGGTCGAGCTGGGGAAGCGGCTGGCCGCCGCCGGCATTCATGCCATGATCGACCTGTCGGACGGCCTGATCGGCGATCTGGGCCATATCCTGGCCGCGTCCGGGGTCGGGGCGGAAATCGAAACGGCGAAGATTCCGCTATCCGGCGCCTTCAGACGCGCTCTGGCGGACGACCCCGGCCTGTTCGCACTGGCCTTGGGCGGCGGCGAGGACTACGAACTGCTGCTGGCGGCCGAGGCGTCCGGGGTCGCCGGACTGCAGGCGCTGGCCGCCGGGATCGGGGTGAGGCTGTCGGTGATCGGCCGTGTTGTCGACGAACCGCGCGCCATCTGGCTGGTCGATGCCGACGGTGAACGACGGCGGGCGGAGCCGGCGGGATTTAGGCACGCCATCGGCAAATAGACGCCGAAGCGGCAAGTTGGACTGATGTTTGCTTGCGGTTGAGTTCCATGGAGGGAGAATTGACCGGCTACCGAGGCAGCGGCCATTCGGCCCCCTTTGTCGGCAGCGATCTGGCGGAGGAGGATTTCGACCGTATCCGCCAGCTGCTGCTCGCGCGGCGCGGCTTCGACCTGGGGATGTACAAGGACCAGTGCATCCGACGGCGGATTGCCGCCCGGATACGGGCCTGTGGCCTTGCCCGGGCAGCGGACTACATCGCGCGGCTGACGGCGCAGGACGAGGAGATCGACGCCCTGCTGGCCGCCATTTCCATTCACGTCTCCCAGTTTTTTCGCAATCCGCAGATTTTCGCCCGGCTCGAGGCGGACGTCCTGCCGCAGCTGGCGCGGCAGGCGCTGCAGCGCGCCGACCGGACCCTGCGCCTGTGGTGCGCCGGCTGCGCCGGCGGCGAAGAGGCCTATTCCCTGGCGCTGCTGATGGACGAACTGGCGCCGCAAGGACTGACGGTCGAGGTGCTCGGCACCGACATCAGCCCGCAGGTTCTGGACAGGGCCCGTGCCGGCGAATACGGACTGCATCGCCTCAGCGAAGTGCCGCCAGAGGTTCTGGAGCGCTATTTCGACCGGGACGGCCTGCGCTACCGGCTCTGCGAGCGCATTCGGCGGCAGGTGCGCTTCGAACTGCACAACCTGCTCGACGAAGGGCCCTATCCGGCAGCCGACCTGGTCCTTTGCCGCAATGTGATGATCTATTTTTCCCGGATCGACCAGCAGCGCATCCTGCGCCGCATGGCCGCGGCGCTGGCGCCGGAAGGGATTCTGGTTCTCGGCAGCGCCGAGACCATCATCGGAGAACCCCGCCAGTGGTTCGAGCCCCTGTTCGCCACCGAGCGGATCTATCGTTGCCGGCTTTCGCCATGAGGGCTGCCAGGGAGAGAGAAGATGCGTGTTGACATCAGCTACAAGTTCGTCATGGGTTTCATCATCGTCGTCTGGTCGATCGTGCTGCTGAACCTGCTGGTTCCGCACACCGGCCTGCCCGAGCAGTACCGGCAGCTGGTGACGGTCGCCGTCGCCCTGCTGGTCGGCCTGCTTCTCGGCTGGATATTTTCCAAGGTCTTCACCGCCAACATCCGCAGCCTGCGCGAGGCGGCCGAGCGTCTGAGCAAGGGGGACCTGTCCCGCTACGTGCGGCTGCGGCAGACATTTTTTCAGGACGAAACCTACGATCTGGCCAATTCCCTCAACACCGTGGTGGACAGCCTGCGCGAGCTGGTCGGTTACATTCGCGGCACCTCGGTCAAGACCGCCGATGCGGCGCAGGCCCTGTCGGCGACCTCACGTGAAATGACCGCCTCGGCGCACGAAGTGGCCAATACCATGGATCAGATCAGCCATGGCGCCGAAACGCAGACCGAGATGGTGGAACGCACCTCGGTCTTGATCCGGGAGATGGCGATGGCGATCGATCTGGTGGCCGCGTCCGCCCGCAAGGTCGAGGAAGCCGCCGGGCAGACCGCCAGCACCGCCGAAGAAGGGGGACAGGTGGCCCAGGAGACCATGCAGCGGATGCGGCAGGTATTTCAGTCGGTCGAGACAGGCGGCAAACAGATCGTCGCCTTCGGCAACCAGGTGCAGCAGATCGGGCGGATTGTCGAGGTGATCACCGGCATCGCCCAGAAAACCAATCTTCTGGCCCTCAATGCCACCATCGAGGCGGCGCGGGCCGGTGAATACGGTCGCGGCTTCGCCGTGGTCGCCGACGAGATCCGCAAGCTGGCCGACTCGACCAGCCAGTCGGCCGGCGAGATCACCCGCCTGATCGAGGCGATCCGGGAAGAGAACCAGAAGGTGCTGGACACCATCCAGCTCAGCATGCAGGAGGTCGAGGCCGGGCATCGCGCCGTCGATCGCACCGGCGCCAGCTTCGAGGCGATCATCGAAACCGCCGCCGCGACCCGGGAGAAGGCGAACAGCATCGCCGATCTCGCCGGCAAGCAGACCGACGGCGCCCGGAAGATGGTGACGGCGATGGAAGAGATCTCGCGGGTGATTTCCGACAATGCCGCCAGCGTGCAGGAGGTTTCGGCCGCCAGCGAGGAACAGTCGGCCTCCATGGAGGAGATGGCGCACCAGGCCCAGGAGCTTTCGACGCTGGCCGAAGAGTTGCTGGCCATGGTCAGCCGCTTTCATCTGGGCAGCGAAAAGGTCTGAGCACCGATGGAGAAGGTTCTGACCTTCGAATTGGGCGACGAGCTGTACGGCCTGCCGCTGTCTTCCATCCAGGAGGTGGTGGAACCGGCCGGTCTTTACCCCATCCCTTCGGCGCCCGCGTGGTATCTCGGCGCGATCAACTGTCACGGGACCATTCTGCCCATTCTCGATTTGCCCGGGATACTCGGGTTCGTCTCAGGGCCGAGGGATGGCAAGATGATTGTCATCGACGGCGGGGCCGCCCGGCTCGGTTTCTGTGTCACCCGCCTGGGGGAGATCGTCGAACCGGATGATGACAACAGTCCTGCAAACGGCCGGCAGCTGCCCGAGTGTTGCGTGGAGAGGGTACTCGACCATTGCGGCCGGATGATCCATCTGCTCGATCTGACGGCGCTGCTCGACCGGCTCGACCGTGACTGATTACAGCCTGAATCAGTGAGCTCATTACTGGTGAATAGCACAAGTCATTGATCTGTCTGCACTTTCCAAAAATCATCAGCGAACCTATGGGTGCGCCTCAGATTTTTGAAAATCGCATTCAGGCCAAGCACTTGCACTCTTTATCCGGCATGAGCCCACAGATTCAGGTACAGGAGACATGAGTTATGCCCTACCGGATACTGATTGTCGATGACGCCCTGTTCATGCGCAACATGCTGCGGGACATCTTTTCCCGGCAGAATGATTTCGAGGTGGTCGGCGAGGCGGCCAACGGTGTCGAGGCGGTGGAGTGTTACCGCGAGCTGCAGCCTGACCTGGTGACCATGGACATCGTCATGCCGCTGAAGAGCGGCATCGAGGCGCTGCAGGAAATCGTCGCCCTCGACGGCGACGCCAGGGTCATCATGTGCAGCGCCCTCGGGCAGGAGAGCCTGATCGTCGAGGCGGTTTCCGCCGGCGCGCTCGATTTCATCGTCAAGCCGTTTCAGGAGAGCAGGGTTCTGGAGGTCGCCCGCCGGGTTTTTTCCCGGCAGTAGGCGGTGACGGCGTGGAACGACCTATGGACATGGCAAAATACCGGGAGCTGTTTCTCAGTGAAACCCGGGAACATCTCGACAGCATGTCCCGCCTGCTGGTGGAGCTGGAGAAACAGCCGGACGACGCCGACGTCCTGGCCGCCCTGTTTCGCCAGGCGCACTCGGTCAAGGGGATGGCCGCGTCCATGGGCTACGGCGAGATGGCCGAGCAGGCGCACGCCCTGGAGGATCTGCTCGACGATTGCCGCCGGGCCGGCCGGATTTCGCCGGAGGCGATCGACCGTCTGCTCAGGGGCTGCGATCGGCTGGAAGAACAGCTCGAGGCCCTTGCCGCCGAGGGGAAACCGGCGCCTGACCCTGCTGATTCTGCCGTCGATGTGGGAATCGAGGAGCTGCCGGCCAACGCCCTGATCGTCGAAGATGTGGACGAAGACGGTCCGAAGTCCTCTCCCGCAGAGACGATCCTGCTGATCGACATCGCCGAACATGCCGTGGCCCCTGCCGCCCGGGCCCTTCTGGCGCTGCGCGAACTGGAACGGGTCGGCGAGGTGCTCCAGGTCCGACCCGACCGGGAGACGCTGCTGCAGGGGGCGCCGGTGCGGACCCTCAGGGTGGTTCTGCGCAGCTCCGCCGCTGCCGAGCGGATCGACGCAGCCCTCCTGGCGATGGCCGACATCGCTGGTGTGAGGCGCGAGGACGAGACGGAGCAGGAAGGGACCGAACTGCCGCGCCGCCGGCGCGAGGACAGCGAGCGTTCGGTACGGGTCCGCACCGAACTGCTCGATCAGCTGATCAACCTGACCGGCGAACTGCTGACCACGCGCACACGGCTGCAGACCGCCCATCGCGAACGGGCCGTCGCGGACCTTGAGGCGGGGCTGGATCAGCTCTCGCTGCTGGTCGACGATCTGCACTACCGCGTACTGCAGGTGCGGATGATGCCCCTGGCCAGCATCACCGGCCGGCTGCCGCGCATGGTGCGAGACCTGGCGCGCAAGACCGGCAAGCGGGTCGAACTGCGCATCGCCGGCGAGGAGGTCGAGCTCGACCGGTCGATTCTCGAGGAGCTGGCCGATCCGCTGATCCACATGCTGCGCAACGCCGTCGATCACGGCATCGAAGAAGAAGGAGTGGTCGCGGTGCGGGCCTGGCGGGAGAAGGACCTGGTGCTGATCGAGGTTTCCGACAACGGCCGTGGCATCGACCCCGAGGTTGTCAGGGCCAGGGCGGTGCAGCTGGGGCTGGTCGACGCCGAGCGGCTGCGCGCCATGGGCGAGCGCGACCTGTTCGCCCTGCTCTGCCGGCCGGGCTTTTCCACCGCCGCGCAAGTGACCGAAACCTCCGGCCGCGGTGTCGGCATGGATGTCGTCAAGGCCGCCGTCGAGCATCTGGGCGGCGACATGGAGATCCTGTCCGCTCCCGGCGAGGGGACACGCATCCTGCTTCGGCTGCCGCTGTCGGTTGCCATCATCAAGATTCTGCTGGTCGCCGTCGGCGACTGCCAGGTGGCGATCCCCATCACCCGGGTGCACCGAACCCTCGAGGTGGCCAGGGACGAGCTGCAGTCGTCCGGCCGGCAGCTGGTGCTGCGGCTCGACGAGGAGGTGTTGCCGCTCCTCTCTCTGCGCAAGATGCTGCGCATGCCGGGGCGTCCCGTCGCCGGCAACGTGCCGCTGGTGGTGGTCGAGATGCGGGGGCAGCGCGTCGGGCTGGTTGTTGACCAGCTGATTGGCCAGCACGAGGTGTTCGTCAAGAGCCTGGAATTCCCCCTCGACCGGTTGCCGGGACTGACCGGGGCTTCCGTGCTCGGCGACGGCAGGGTGGTTTTCATCATCGATCCGCAGGGACTGCTTGAGGCGGGACGACCGGCGGCGGAACATGCCGCCTAGGGGGATACATGGATTTCGGCAGACTGGCCGAACGGCAGAAGGACATACTGCGCGAGCTGAGCAACATCGGCGTGGGGCACGCGGCCACGGCCCTGTCGCAGATGGTGGGACAGCCGGTCATGCTCGAGGTGCCGGATGTGGCCGTCATCGATCTGGCCGAGGTGCCCGATTTCATCGGCGGGCCGGAACAGCTGGTGGCCGGGGTGGTCTTCAGGCTGGAAGGGGAGGCGTCCGGCCATCTGCTGCTGATCTTGTCTGAACCCAGCGCCGATCGGCTGTTGCAGCTGCTGTTCGCCGACGACCGGCACGCCATCGACAGCGACATGGGAAGCTCGGCCCTGATGGAGCTGGGCAACATCATCGCCTCGTCCTATCTGTCGGTGCTGGGCGGCATGCTGAAGCTCGATCTGCGGCCATCGGTGCCGTTCATGGCTCATGACATGGCCGGGGCGGTGGTCGACCAGGTGCTTGGTGAACTGGGACGACACGGCGATCTGGCACTGGTGCTGGAAACCCGTTTCACCAGCAGTGACCGGCAAAGGGATGTGCGGGGACACCTTTTTCTGCTGCCCGACCCCGGCACCCTTGACGTTCTGCTGCGAGCGGCCGGAGGTGACGCTTGAGCCGGCGGCAGCGGGTCGGCATCGCCGAGATACGGATCGCCAGGGCTCCGGCGGGGCTGGTCGGTTATGGTCTCGGGTCCTGTCTCGCCATCAGCCTGTACGATCCGGAGCTGCGCCTGGGCGGTTTCGCCCATGCCCTGCTGCCGCGCGACGAGTCCGGGCAGGCCGGAGAACGGCCGGGCAAGTACGTGTCGAGCGCCGTCGAAGCCCTGCTGGCCGCTCTGGTCGAGGCCGGAGCGGCGCCACAACGGCTGCAGGCCAAGCTGGCCGGCGGCGCCACCATGTTCCCCGGCCTGTCGTCGCGACAGAGCGTCGGCGAGCGGAACGTGCAGATGGCCCGCCAGGAGCTGTCGCGGTTGGGTATCCCCCTGGTGGCCGAGGATGTCGGCGGCAGCCACGGCCGTACCTGCGAACTGCTTCTGAACGACGGCAAACTTTTGGTGCGCCTGAGCCGGGGGCGTGATAGAATCAGGATCATCTGACGCCGCATGGCGGCGAAAGAACAAGGAGAGGTTCGATGAGACGACTGACCTGCATCTGGATGGTGTTGCTGCTTCTGCTTCCCCTGTCGCAGGCGACGGCGGCGAGCGTCCGCCTGCGGGACGTGATTCAGACCCTGGAGAGGCCGTTCCGGGCCGACACCCCGCCGGCGGAGGTAATTCGCGATTTCGAGGGGGAGTTCTTTCAGGAATCGCGCATCGCTTCCCTCGATCAGGTACAGCGGGGACGCGGCTTCGTCACAGTTCGCTTCGATCGCTTCGATACCCGGCATGTCCCCCGAACCCTTTTCCGCTGGGAGTACCGGCAGCCCACCAACCAGGAGATCATCTCCGACGGCGAGACCCTGTGGGTCTACCTGCCGGAGAACCGGCAGGTGATCCAGAGCGACATCGAGCTGACCCGGCAGGCCGGCCAGGAGGATCCAATGACCTTTCTTACCGGCCTGGGCAATATCTCGCACGATTTCCTCATCACCTGGGCCGAGCCGAACCGGGACGTGGAAGGAAACTGGATTCTCAGCCTGCGTCCGCGCCGGGTCTCTTCGCTGATCCGGGAGATGAAGCTGGTGGTGGACAAGGACGCGGTCGACGACTTCGTTGGCAACGGCAGGACCGGCCGGTTTTTTCCCATCCTTTCCAGCTACGTGACCGATCCCAACGGCAACACCACCCTGATCGAATTCAGCGACCTGCGCATCAACCGCGGCGTCTCCGACCTCACCTTCCGCTTCATCATTCCGGCGGGAGTCGAAGTGATGCGTTCGACCGGCCGGGGAATGGGATTCTGAACGAACCCGGCATCCATGCATGAAACCGCCCCGGGGGGATTCCTCTCCGGGGCGGTTTCGTGTTATAAGGCTGTGGTTTACGCCAACGCGACCGACCCTATCTTCGATGCCAACGGGCATCGGCAAGGAGTTCACGTGCCAAGTTTCGATATCGTTTCCAGGATCGACATGCAGGAGGTTGACAACGCCGTCAACCAGACCCGCAAGGAATTCTCCCAGCGCTACGATTTCAAGGGAACGCACAACGAAATCGAGCTGAAGGACGGGATCATCACCGTCCTGGCCGCCGACGACTACAAGCTCGAGGCCATTCTCACCATTCTTCGCGGCAAGCTGGCCGGGCGCAAGGTGCCGGTCCGCAACCTGGACTACGGCGGCAAGGAGCCGGCTTCGGG encodes:
- a CDS encoding LolA family protein codes for the protein MRRLTCIWMVLLLLLPLSQATAASVRLRDVIQTLERPFRADTPPAEVIRDFEGEFFQESRIASLDQVQRGRGFVTVRFDRFDTRHVPRTLFRWEYRQPTNQEIISDGETLWVYLPENRQVIQSDIELTRQAGQEDPMTFLTGLGNISHDFLITWAEPNRDVEGNWILSLRPRRVSSLIREMKLVVDKDAVDDFVGNGRTGRFFPILSSYVTDPNGNTTLIEFSDLRINRGVSDLTFRFIIPAGVEVMRSTGRGMGF
- a CDS encoding chemotaxis protein CheA, producing MERPMDMAKYRELFLSETREHLDSMSRLLVELEKQPDDADVLAALFRQAHSVKGMAASMGYGEMAEQAHALEDLLDDCRRAGRISPEAIDRLLRGCDRLEEQLEALAAEGKPAPDPADSAVDVGIEELPANALIVEDVDEDGPKSSPAETILLIDIAEHAVAPAARALLALRELERVGEVLQVRPDRETLLQGAPVRTLRVVLRSSAAAERIDAALLAMADIAGVRREDETEQEGTELPRRRREDSERSVRVRTELLDQLINLTGELLTTRTRLQTAHRERAVADLEAGLDQLSLLVDDLHYRVLQVRMMPLASITGRLPRMVRDLARKTGKRVELRIAGEEVELDRSILEELADPLIHMLRNAVDHGIEEEGVVAVRAWREKDLVLIEVSDNGRGIDPEVVRARAVQLGLVDAERLRAMGERDLFALLCRPGFSTAAQVTETSGRGVGMDVVKAAVEHLGGDMEILSAPGEGTRILLRLPLSVAIIKILLVAVGDCQVAIPITRVHRTLEVARDELQSSGRQLVLRLDEEVLPLLSLRKMLRMPGRPVAGNVPLVVVEMRGQRVGLVVDQLIGQHEVFVKSLEFPLDRLPGLTGASVLGDGRVVFIIDPQGLLEAGRPAAEHAA
- a CDS encoding chemotaxis protein CheD, producing the protein MSRRQRVGIAEIRIARAPAGLVGYGLGSCLAISLYDPELRLGGFAHALLPRDESGQAGERPGKYVSSAVEALLAALVEAGAAPQRLQAKLAGGATMFPGLSSRQSVGERNVQMARQELSRLGIPLVAEDVGGSHGRTCELLLNDGKLLVRLSRGRDRIRII
- a CDS encoding YajQ family cyclic di-GMP-binding protein, producing the protein MPSFDIVSRIDMQEVDNAVNQTRKEFSQRYDFKGTHNEIELKDGIITVLAADDYKLEAILTILRGKLAGRKVPVRNLDYGGKEPASGGAVRQRITLMQGVSKEKGKELVKAIKATRLKVQAQIMDDQVRVSGKKIDDLQAVIQTLKSQDFGLELQFVNMRS
- a CDS encoding chemotaxis protein CheC, with the translated sequence MDFGRLAERQKDILRELSNIGVGHAATALSQMVGQPVMLEVPDVAVIDLAEVPDFIGGPEQLVAGVVFRLEGEASGHLLLILSEPSADRLLQLLFADDRHAIDSDMGSSALMELGNIIASSYLSVLGGMLKLDLRPSVPFMAHDMAGAVVDQVLGELGRHGDLALVLETRFTSSDRQRDVRGHLFLLPDPGTLDVLLRAAGGDA
- a CDS encoding response regulator, translated to MPYRILIVDDALFMRNMLRDIFSRQNDFEVVGEAANGVEAVECYRELQPDLVTMDIVMPLKSGIEALQEIVALDGDARVIMCSALGQESLIVEAVSAGALDFIVKPFQESRVLEVARRVFSRQ